A single genomic interval of Salmo trutta chromosome 13, fSalTru1.1, whole genome shotgun sequence harbors:
- the irs1 gene encoding insulin receptor substrate 1-B isoform X1: MASPTTEQQGCFSDVRKVGYLRKPKSMHKRFFVLRDASAAGPSRLEYYENEKKWRHKSGVPKRSILLESCFNINKRADSKNKYLVALYTKDEYFSIAADSEQEQDRWHQALVDLHNKGKVHDAVVGGSGMAEENYGEETMPGPAFKEVWQVILKPKGLGHTKNFIGIYRLCLTNKTISFVKLNSDAAAVVLQLMNIRRCGHSENFFFIEVGRSAVTGPGEFWMQVDDSVVAQNMHETILEAMKAMSEEFRPRSKSHSSSNCSNPISVPLRRHHHNNLPPSQVGLGRRSQTESVTATSPAGPGKHSHSFRVRASSDGEGTMSRPASVDGSPCAARTQSHRHRGASRLHPPLNHSRSIPMPSLRCSPSAISPVSLSSSSTSGHGSTSDCLYPCHSSASISGSPIDGGFISSDEYGSSPCDFRCSFRSVTPDSLGHTPPAREEELNNYICMAKSATLLRGHCGCSPHPHGTPSHLDEPELEKCFRKRTHSSSTSPLTVCHQKTPSQSSTVSLEEYTVMQPAYSSCSRASSYKHSAFMPTHSYPEEGIDISLEGNRVSQKDDGYMPMTPGVAPATGKSADYMPMSPKSVSVPQQINSHQHPKMDSNGYMMMSPSGSCSPDTTNYGQVWTNGVNPKLSVQSTEEKLLSRGDYMNMSPVSCSMTSTPPHCYINLVEDPPKSMYAYFSLPRSFEDSHRKLDQNPLHLSLSSGHLAFGHSLASSTSSDRLMGQGYSGQPVVKPKIADMDSRLTRPTRLSLEGNKASTLPRTHECPFPADPKSPGEYVNIEFNDKAFSAGLATHFSPVFPGSGPERLAEVSSDYMNMHLGAQGRGIPSWAAKPLASCTDGYTIVAPVAPSSSVIPCENLCRRDYSRAQTDYSDTQMILNAPMSTIDVTPFSVSPPSQDLSVLGAVPSAVPLGLMGPLSGLSAFTRVNSSFIWNQGAKLICADQQGRRRHSSETFSTGVLVSAASPSVEEVKRHSSSSFENVWLKPGESPLSANGRRESPSGPSSNGQNQNRLNYIDLDLAQDQNLPEWSSLRARAWDTQGGSAPEDLRAYASISFQKADESRMNPAHREDPDSPGKLREGERLSGCTLFLNEDGCSPVNLDFLVI, encoded by the coding sequence ATGGCTAGCCCAACTACAGAGCAGCAGGGTTGTTTTTCAGATGTAAGAAAGGTGGGTTATTTAAGGAAACCTAAAAGCATGCACAAGAGGTTTTTTGTCCTGCGGGATGCTAGTGCTGCAGGACCCTCCAGGTTGGAGTActacgaaaatgaaaaaaaatggaGACACAAGTCCGGGGTGCCTAAAAGGTCAATCCTGCTGGAGAGCTGCTTCAACATAAATAAAAGGGCAGATTCCAAAAACAAATACCTGGTGGCTCTTTACACCAAGGATGAGTATTTCTCTATTGCAGCAGACAGCGAGCAGGAACAAGACAGGTGGCACCAAGCACTAGTGGACCTACACAACAaaggtaaagttcatgatgctgttgtTGGTGGCAGTGGGATGGCAGAGGAGAATTATGGAGAAGAAACCATGCCAGGACCTGCCTTTAAAGAAGTCTGGCAAGTTATTTTGAAACCAAAGGGCCTGGGACACACCAAAAATTTTATTGGGATTTACAGATTGTGCCTAACAAATAAAACCATCAGCTTTGTGAAATTGAACTCCGACGCAGCGGCGGTCGTGCTGCAATTAATGAATATAAGGAGATGCGGTCATTCAGAGAATTTCTTTTTCATTGAAGTGGGAAGATCCGCAGTCACAGGACCGGGGGAATTTTGGATGCAAGTGGACGACTCTGTTGTTGCTCAAAATATGCATGAAACCATCCTGGAGGCGATGAAAGCGATGAGTGAGGAATTTCGTCCCCGGAGCAAAAGCCATTCCTCGTCAAACTGCTCCAACCCAATCTCTGTGCCTTTGAGAAGGCATCACCACAACAACTTGCCACCTAGCCAAGTGGGACTGGGAAGGAGGTCCCAGACTGAAAGTGTGACGGCCACCTCGCCTGCTGGCCCGGGAAAGCACAGTCATTCATTCAGAGTGAGAGCCTCTAGTGATGGCGAAGGAACCATGTCCAGACCAGCCTCAGTGGATGGGAGCCCCTGTGCTGCCAGGACACAATCTCACAGACACAGAGGGGCCTCCCGCCTCCACCCTCCCCTCAACCACAGCAGGTCTATCCCCATGCCTTCTTTGCGCTGCTCCCCCTCAGCAATCAGCCCAGTTAGCCTGTCCTCCAGCAGTACGAGCGGGCACGGCTCCACTTCAGACTGTCTCTACCCCTGCCACTCCAGTGCCTCCATATCTGGCTCTCCTATTGACGGGGGATTCATTTCCTCTGATGAGTATGGATCCAGCCCCTGTGACTTCAGGTGCTCCTTCCGCAGTGTCACACCTGACTCCTTGGGTCACACACCGCCCGCCAGGGAGGAAGAACTCAACAACTACATCTGCATGGCGAAGTCTGCAACTCTTCTGAGGGGCCACTGTGGCTGCAGCCCCCACCCCCATGGTACGCCATCCCACCTGGACGAGCCTGAGCTGGAGAAGTGCTTCAGGAAACGGACACACTCCTCGAGCACATCTCCCCTGACAGTGTGCCACCAGAAGACCCCCTCTCAGTCCTCCACAGTATCGCTGGAGGAGTACACAGTAATGCAGCCTGCATACTCGTCATGCAGCCGAGCATCCAGCTACAAGCACTCTGCCTTCATGCCCACACACTCATACCCAGAGGAGGGCATAGACATCTCCTTAGAGGGCAACAGGGTGAGCCAAAAAGATGATGGCTACATGCCCATGACCCCAGGTGTGGCACCTGCCACAGGTAAAAGTGCCGACTACATGCCCATGAGCCCCAAAAGTGTGTCAGTGCCACAGCAGATTAACTCCCACCAGCACCCCAAAATGGACTCCAATGGGTACATGATGATGTCACCCAGCGGGAGCTGCTCACCAGACACCACAAACTACGGTCAAGTCTGGACCAATGGGGTCAACCCTAAGCTATCTGTCCAGAGCACAGAGGAGAAATTGTTGTCACGCGGGGATTACATGAACATGTCACCGGTGAGCTGCTCCATGACTAGCACGCCGCCACACTGCTACATCAACCTGGTAGAGGATCCACCCAAGTCCATGTACGCCTACTTTTCTTTGCCTCGCTCTTTTGAAGACAGCCACAGGAAGCTGGACCAGAACCCCCTTCACCTTTCGCTCAGCTCTGGACACCTGGCCTTTGGACACTCTTTAGCCTCCTCCACGAGCAGCGACCGTCTGATGGGACAGGGCTACAGTGGTCAGCCCGTGGTCAAGCCCAAGATAGCTGATATGGACAGCAGGCTGACCAGGCCCACGCGCCTCTCTCTGGAGGGCAACAAAGCCAGCACCCTGCCTCGCACCCATGAGTGCCCCTTCCCTGCAGATCCCAAGAGCCCCGGGGAGTATGTCAACATAGAGTTCAACGACAAGGCCTTCTCAgctggcttggccactcacttCTCCCCTGTGTTCCCAGGGAGTGGCCCAGAGAGGCTAGCAGAGGTTTCCTCAGACTACATGAACATGCACCTGGGTGCTCAGGGCAGGGGCATTCCCAGCTGGGCAGCCAAACCCCTAGCCTCCTGCACAGATGGCTATACTATAGTGGCCCCTGTGGCTCCCTCCTCCTCTGTGATCCCCTGTGAGAACCTCTGTAGACGGGACTACAGCAGGGCACAGACTGACTACTCTGACACACAGATGATTCTGAACGCTCCGATGTCGACCATTGATGTCACCCCCTTCTCTGTGTCCCCTCCAAGCCAAGACCTGTCTGTGCTGGGTGCGGTTCCCAGTGCCGTGCCCTTAGGACTAATGGGCCCTCTCTCTGGGCTGAGTGCTTTCACCAGGGTTAACTCTAGTTTCATCTGGAACCAGGGAGCTAAATTGATCTGCGCTGACCAGCAGGGCCGGCGCCGGCACAGCTCCGAGACCTTCTCCACGGGAGTCCTGGTCAGCGCTGCCTCGCCCTCCGTGGAGGAAGTGAAACGTCACAGCTCCTCCTCTTTCGAGAATGTGTGGCTGAAGCCGGGAGAGTCCCCATTATCTGCCAACGGGAGGAGAGAAAGCCCATCAGGGCCCAGCTCTAACGGACAGAACCAGAACAGGCTGAACTACATCGACCTGGACCTGGCTCAGGACCAGAACCTCCCAGAGTGGAGTTCCCTCCGGGCCAGAGCCTGGGACACGCAAGGTGGGAGTGCCCCAGAGGATCTGCGCGCCTATGCCAGCATTAGTTTTCAGAAAGCAGACGAGTCGAGGATGAACCCCGCTCACAGAGAAG
- the irs1 gene encoding insulin receptor substrate 1-B isoform X2: protein MASPTTEQQGCFSDVRKVGYLRKPKSMHKRFFVLRDASAAGPSRLEYYENEKKWRHKSGVPKRSILLESCFNINKRADSKNKYLVALYTKDEYFSIAADSEQEQDRWHQALVDLHNKGKVHDAVVGGSGMAEENYGEETMPGPAFKEVWQVILKPKGLGHTKNFIGIYRLCLTNKTISFVKLNSDAAAVVLQLMNIRRCGHSENFFFIEVGRSAVTGPGEFWMQVDDSVVAQNMHETILEAMKAMSEEFRPRSKSHSSSNCSNPISVPLRRHHHNNLPPSQVGLGRRSQTESVTATSPAGPGKHSHSFRVRASSDGEGTMSRPASVDGSPCAARTQSHRHRGASRLHPPLNHSRSIPMPSLRCSPSAISPVSLSSSSTSGHGSTSDCLYPCHSSASISGSPIDGGFISSDEYGSSPCDFRCSFRSVTPDSLGHTPPAREEELNNYICMAKSATLLRGHCGCSPHPHGTPSHLDEPELEKCFRKRTHSSSTSPLTVCHQKTPSQSSTVSLEEYTVMQPAYSSCSRASSYKHSAFMPTHSYPEEGIDISLEGNRVSQKDDGYMPMTPGVAPATGKSADYMPMSPKSVSVPQQINSHQHPKMDSNGYMMMSPSGSCSPDTTNYGQVWTNGVNPKLSVQSTEEKLLSRGDYMNMSPVSCSMTSTPPHCYINLVEDPPKSMYAYFSLPRSFEDSHRKLDQNPLHLSLSSGHLAFGHSLASSTSSDRLMGQGYSGQPVVKPKIADMDSRLTRPTRLSLEGNKASTLPRTHECPFPADPKSPGEYVNIEFNDKAFSAGLATHFSPVFPGSGPERLAEVSSDYMNMHLGAQGRGIPSWAAKPLASCTDGYTIVAPVAPSSSVIPCENLCRRDYSRAQTDYSDTQMILNAPMSTIDVTPFSVSPPSQDLSVLGAVPSAVPLGLMGPLSGLSAFTRVNSSFIWNQGAKLICADQQGRRRHSSETFSTGVLVSAASPSVEEVKRHSSSSFENVWLKPGESPLSANGRRESPSGPSSNGQNQNRLNYIDLDLAQDQNLPEWSSLRARAWDTQGGSAPEDLRAYASISFQKADESRMNPAHREGWLGIHTSRWPGGGLLWSQREQQSH from the coding sequence ATGGCTAGCCCAACTACAGAGCAGCAGGGTTGTTTTTCAGATGTAAGAAAGGTGGGTTATTTAAGGAAACCTAAAAGCATGCACAAGAGGTTTTTTGTCCTGCGGGATGCTAGTGCTGCAGGACCCTCCAGGTTGGAGTActacgaaaatgaaaaaaaatggaGACACAAGTCCGGGGTGCCTAAAAGGTCAATCCTGCTGGAGAGCTGCTTCAACATAAATAAAAGGGCAGATTCCAAAAACAAATACCTGGTGGCTCTTTACACCAAGGATGAGTATTTCTCTATTGCAGCAGACAGCGAGCAGGAACAAGACAGGTGGCACCAAGCACTAGTGGACCTACACAACAaaggtaaagttcatgatgctgttgtTGGTGGCAGTGGGATGGCAGAGGAGAATTATGGAGAAGAAACCATGCCAGGACCTGCCTTTAAAGAAGTCTGGCAAGTTATTTTGAAACCAAAGGGCCTGGGACACACCAAAAATTTTATTGGGATTTACAGATTGTGCCTAACAAATAAAACCATCAGCTTTGTGAAATTGAACTCCGACGCAGCGGCGGTCGTGCTGCAATTAATGAATATAAGGAGATGCGGTCATTCAGAGAATTTCTTTTTCATTGAAGTGGGAAGATCCGCAGTCACAGGACCGGGGGAATTTTGGATGCAAGTGGACGACTCTGTTGTTGCTCAAAATATGCATGAAACCATCCTGGAGGCGATGAAAGCGATGAGTGAGGAATTTCGTCCCCGGAGCAAAAGCCATTCCTCGTCAAACTGCTCCAACCCAATCTCTGTGCCTTTGAGAAGGCATCACCACAACAACTTGCCACCTAGCCAAGTGGGACTGGGAAGGAGGTCCCAGACTGAAAGTGTGACGGCCACCTCGCCTGCTGGCCCGGGAAAGCACAGTCATTCATTCAGAGTGAGAGCCTCTAGTGATGGCGAAGGAACCATGTCCAGACCAGCCTCAGTGGATGGGAGCCCCTGTGCTGCCAGGACACAATCTCACAGACACAGAGGGGCCTCCCGCCTCCACCCTCCCCTCAACCACAGCAGGTCTATCCCCATGCCTTCTTTGCGCTGCTCCCCCTCAGCAATCAGCCCAGTTAGCCTGTCCTCCAGCAGTACGAGCGGGCACGGCTCCACTTCAGACTGTCTCTACCCCTGCCACTCCAGTGCCTCCATATCTGGCTCTCCTATTGACGGGGGATTCATTTCCTCTGATGAGTATGGATCCAGCCCCTGTGACTTCAGGTGCTCCTTCCGCAGTGTCACACCTGACTCCTTGGGTCACACACCGCCCGCCAGGGAGGAAGAACTCAACAACTACATCTGCATGGCGAAGTCTGCAACTCTTCTGAGGGGCCACTGTGGCTGCAGCCCCCACCCCCATGGTACGCCATCCCACCTGGACGAGCCTGAGCTGGAGAAGTGCTTCAGGAAACGGACACACTCCTCGAGCACATCTCCCCTGACAGTGTGCCACCAGAAGACCCCCTCTCAGTCCTCCACAGTATCGCTGGAGGAGTACACAGTAATGCAGCCTGCATACTCGTCATGCAGCCGAGCATCCAGCTACAAGCACTCTGCCTTCATGCCCACACACTCATACCCAGAGGAGGGCATAGACATCTCCTTAGAGGGCAACAGGGTGAGCCAAAAAGATGATGGCTACATGCCCATGACCCCAGGTGTGGCACCTGCCACAGGTAAAAGTGCCGACTACATGCCCATGAGCCCCAAAAGTGTGTCAGTGCCACAGCAGATTAACTCCCACCAGCACCCCAAAATGGACTCCAATGGGTACATGATGATGTCACCCAGCGGGAGCTGCTCACCAGACACCACAAACTACGGTCAAGTCTGGACCAATGGGGTCAACCCTAAGCTATCTGTCCAGAGCACAGAGGAGAAATTGTTGTCACGCGGGGATTACATGAACATGTCACCGGTGAGCTGCTCCATGACTAGCACGCCGCCACACTGCTACATCAACCTGGTAGAGGATCCACCCAAGTCCATGTACGCCTACTTTTCTTTGCCTCGCTCTTTTGAAGACAGCCACAGGAAGCTGGACCAGAACCCCCTTCACCTTTCGCTCAGCTCTGGACACCTGGCCTTTGGACACTCTTTAGCCTCCTCCACGAGCAGCGACCGTCTGATGGGACAGGGCTACAGTGGTCAGCCCGTGGTCAAGCCCAAGATAGCTGATATGGACAGCAGGCTGACCAGGCCCACGCGCCTCTCTCTGGAGGGCAACAAAGCCAGCACCCTGCCTCGCACCCATGAGTGCCCCTTCCCTGCAGATCCCAAGAGCCCCGGGGAGTATGTCAACATAGAGTTCAACGACAAGGCCTTCTCAgctggcttggccactcacttCTCCCCTGTGTTCCCAGGGAGTGGCCCAGAGAGGCTAGCAGAGGTTTCCTCAGACTACATGAACATGCACCTGGGTGCTCAGGGCAGGGGCATTCCCAGCTGGGCAGCCAAACCCCTAGCCTCCTGCACAGATGGCTATACTATAGTGGCCCCTGTGGCTCCCTCCTCCTCTGTGATCCCCTGTGAGAACCTCTGTAGACGGGACTACAGCAGGGCACAGACTGACTACTCTGACACACAGATGATTCTGAACGCTCCGATGTCGACCATTGATGTCACCCCCTTCTCTGTGTCCCCTCCAAGCCAAGACCTGTCTGTGCTGGGTGCGGTTCCCAGTGCCGTGCCCTTAGGACTAATGGGCCCTCTCTCTGGGCTGAGTGCTTTCACCAGGGTTAACTCTAGTTTCATCTGGAACCAGGGAGCTAAATTGATCTGCGCTGACCAGCAGGGCCGGCGCCGGCACAGCTCCGAGACCTTCTCCACGGGAGTCCTGGTCAGCGCTGCCTCGCCCTCCGTGGAGGAAGTGAAACGTCACAGCTCCTCCTCTTTCGAGAATGTGTGGCTGAAGCCGGGAGAGTCCCCATTATCTGCCAACGGGAGGAGAGAAAGCCCATCAGGGCCCAGCTCTAACGGACAGAACCAGAACAGGCTGAACTACATCGACCTGGACCTGGCTCAGGACCAGAACCTCCCAGAGTGGAGTTCCCTCCGGGCCAGAGCCTGGGACACGCAAGGTGGGAGTGCCCCAGAGGATCTGCGCGCCTATGCCAGCATTAGTTTTCAGAAAGCAGACGAGTCGAGGATGAACCCCGCTCACAGAGAAG
- the irs1 gene encoding insulin receptor substrate 1-B isoform X3 yields MASPTTEQQGCFSDVRKVGYLRKPKSMHKRFFVLRDASAAGPSRLEYYENEKKWRHKSGVPKRSILLESCFNINKRADSKNKYLVALYTKDEYFSIAADSEQEQDRWHQALVDLHNKGKVHDAVVGGSGMAEENYGEETMPGPAFKEVWQVILKPKGLGHTKNFIGIYRLCLTNKTISFVKLNSDAAAVVLQLMNIRRCGHSENFFFIEVGRSAVTGPGEFWMQVDDSVVAQNMHETILEAMKAMSEEFRPRSKSHSSSNCSNPISVPLRRHHHNNLPPSQVGLGRRSQTESVTATSPAGPGKHSHSFRVRASSDGEGTMSRPASVDGSPCAARTQSHRHRGASRLHPPLNHSRSIPMPSLRCSPSAISPVSLSSSSTSGHGSTSDCLYPCHSSASISGSPIDGGFISSDEYGSSPCDFRCSFRSVTPDSLGHTPPAREEELNNYICMAKSATLLRGHCGCSPHPHGTPSHLDEPELEKCFRKRTHSSSTSPLTVCHQKTPSQSSTVSLEEYTVMQPAYSSCSRASSYKHSAFMPTHSYPEEGIDISLEGNRVSQKDDGYMPMTPGVAPATGKSADYMPMSPKSVSVPQQINSHQHPKMDSNGYMMMSPSGSCSPDTTNYGQVWTNGVNPKLSVQSTEEKLLSRGDYMNMSPVSCSMTSTPPHCYINLVEDPPKSMYAYFSLPRSFEDSHRKLDQNPLHLSLSSGHLAFGHSLASSTSSDRLMGQGYSGQPVVKPKIADMDSRLTRPTRLSLEGNKASTLPRTHECPFPADPKSPGEYVNIEFNDKAFSAGLATHFSPVFPGSGPERLAEVSSDYMNMHLGAQGRGIPSWAAKPLASCTDGYTIVAPVAPSSSVIPCENLCRRDYSRAQTDYSDTQMILNAPMSTIDVTPFSVSPPSQDLSVLGAVPSAVPLGLMGPLSGLSAFTRVNSSFIWNQGAKLICADQQGRRRHSSETFSTGVLVSAASPSVEEVKRHSSSSFENVWLKPGESPLSANGRRESPSGPSSNGQNQNRLNYIDLDLAQDQNLPEWSSLRARAWDTQGGSAPEDLRAYASISFQKADESRMNPAHREASLKCKRGQIY; encoded by the coding sequence ATGGCTAGCCCAACTACAGAGCAGCAGGGTTGTTTTTCAGATGTAAGAAAGGTGGGTTATTTAAGGAAACCTAAAAGCATGCACAAGAGGTTTTTTGTCCTGCGGGATGCTAGTGCTGCAGGACCCTCCAGGTTGGAGTActacgaaaatgaaaaaaaatggaGACACAAGTCCGGGGTGCCTAAAAGGTCAATCCTGCTGGAGAGCTGCTTCAACATAAATAAAAGGGCAGATTCCAAAAACAAATACCTGGTGGCTCTTTACACCAAGGATGAGTATTTCTCTATTGCAGCAGACAGCGAGCAGGAACAAGACAGGTGGCACCAAGCACTAGTGGACCTACACAACAaaggtaaagttcatgatgctgttgtTGGTGGCAGTGGGATGGCAGAGGAGAATTATGGAGAAGAAACCATGCCAGGACCTGCCTTTAAAGAAGTCTGGCAAGTTATTTTGAAACCAAAGGGCCTGGGACACACCAAAAATTTTATTGGGATTTACAGATTGTGCCTAACAAATAAAACCATCAGCTTTGTGAAATTGAACTCCGACGCAGCGGCGGTCGTGCTGCAATTAATGAATATAAGGAGATGCGGTCATTCAGAGAATTTCTTTTTCATTGAAGTGGGAAGATCCGCAGTCACAGGACCGGGGGAATTTTGGATGCAAGTGGACGACTCTGTTGTTGCTCAAAATATGCATGAAACCATCCTGGAGGCGATGAAAGCGATGAGTGAGGAATTTCGTCCCCGGAGCAAAAGCCATTCCTCGTCAAACTGCTCCAACCCAATCTCTGTGCCTTTGAGAAGGCATCACCACAACAACTTGCCACCTAGCCAAGTGGGACTGGGAAGGAGGTCCCAGACTGAAAGTGTGACGGCCACCTCGCCTGCTGGCCCGGGAAAGCACAGTCATTCATTCAGAGTGAGAGCCTCTAGTGATGGCGAAGGAACCATGTCCAGACCAGCCTCAGTGGATGGGAGCCCCTGTGCTGCCAGGACACAATCTCACAGACACAGAGGGGCCTCCCGCCTCCACCCTCCCCTCAACCACAGCAGGTCTATCCCCATGCCTTCTTTGCGCTGCTCCCCCTCAGCAATCAGCCCAGTTAGCCTGTCCTCCAGCAGTACGAGCGGGCACGGCTCCACTTCAGACTGTCTCTACCCCTGCCACTCCAGTGCCTCCATATCTGGCTCTCCTATTGACGGGGGATTCATTTCCTCTGATGAGTATGGATCCAGCCCCTGTGACTTCAGGTGCTCCTTCCGCAGTGTCACACCTGACTCCTTGGGTCACACACCGCCCGCCAGGGAGGAAGAACTCAACAACTACATCTGCATGGCGAAGTCTGCAACTCTTCTGAGGGGCCACTGTGGCTGCAGCCCCCACCCCCATGGTACGCCATCCCACCTGGACGAGCCTGAGCTGGAGAAGTGCTTCAGGAAACGGACACACTCCTCGAGCACATCTCCCCTGACAGTGTGCCACCAGAAGACCCCCTCTCAGTCCTCCACAGTATCGCTGGAGGAGTACACAGTAATGCAGCCTGCATACTCGTCATGCAGCCGAGCATCCAGCTACAAGCACTCTGCCTTCATGCCCACACACTCATACCCAGAGGAGGGCATAGACATCTCCTTAGAGGGCAACAGGGTGAGCCAAAAAGATGATGGCTACATGCCCATGACCCCAGGTGTGGCACCTGCCACAGGTAAAAGTGCCGACTACATGCCCATGAGCCCCAAAAGTGTGTCAGTGCCACAGCAGATTAACTCCCACCAGCACCCCAAAATGGACTCCAATGGGTACATGATGATGTCACCCAGCGGGAGCTGCTCACCAGACACCACAAACTACGGTCAAGTCTGGACCAATGGGGTCAACCCTAAGCTATCTGTCCAGAGCACAGAGGAGAAATTGTTGTCACGCGGGGATTACATGAACATGTCACCGGTGAGCTGCTCCATGACTAGCACGCCGCCACACTGCTACATCAACCTGGTAGAGGATCCACCCAAGTCCATGTACGCCTACTTTTCTTTGCCTCGCTCTTTTGAAGACAGCCACAGGAAGCTGGACCAGAACCCCCTTCACCTTTCGCTCAGCTCTGGACACCTGGCCTTTGGACACTCTTTAGCCTCCTCCACGAGCAGCGACCGTCTGATGGGACAGGGCTACAGTGGTCAGCCCGTGGTCAAGCCCAAGATAGCTGATATGGACAGCAGGCTGACCAGGCCCACGCGCCTCTCTCTGGAGGGCAACAAAGCCAGCACCCTGCCTCGCACCCATGAGTGCCCCTTCCCTGCAGATCCCAAGAGCCCCGGGGAGTATGTCAACATAGAGTTCAACGACAAGGCCTTCTCAgctggcttggccactcacttCTCCCCTGTGTTCCCAGGGAGTGGCCCAGAGAGGCTAGCAGAGGTTTCCTCAGACTACATGAACATGCACCTGGGTGCTCAGGGCAGGGGCATTCCCAGCTGGGCAGCCAAACCCCTAGCCTCCTGCACAGATGGCTATACTATAGTGGCCCCTGTGGCTCCCTCCTCCTCTGTGATCCCCTGTGAGAACCTCTGTAGACGGGACTACAGCAGGGCACAGACTGACTACTCTGACACACAGATGATTCTGAACGCTCCGATGTCGACCATTGATGTCACCCCCTTCTCTGTGTCCCCTCCAAGCCAAGACCTGTCTGTGCTGGGTGCGGTTCCCAGTGCCGTGCCCTTAGGACTAATGGGCCCTCTCTCTGGGCTGAGTGCTTTCACCAGGGTTAACTCTAGTTTCATCTGGAACCAGGGAGCTAAATTGATCTGCGCTGACCAGCAGGGCCGGCGCCGGCACAGCTCCGAGACCTTCTCCACGGGAGTCCTGGTCAGCGCTGCCTCGCCCTCCGTGGAGGAAGTGAAACGTCACAGCTCCTCCTCTTTCGAGAATGTGTGGCTGAAGCCGGGAGAGTCCCCATTATCTGCCAACGGGAGGAGAGAAAGCCCATCAGGGCCCAGCTCTAACGGACAGAACCAGAACAGGCTGAACTACATCGACCTGGACCTGGCTCAGGACCAGAACCTCCCAGAGTGGAGTTCCCTCCGGGCCAGAGCCTGGGACACGCAAGGTGGGAGTGCCCCAGAGGATCTGCGCGCCTATGCCAGCATTAGTTTTCAGAAAGCAGACGAGTCGAGGATGAACCCCGCTCACAGAGAAG